One genomic region from Lepisosteus oculatus isolate fLepOcu1 chromosome 20, fLepOcu1.hap2, whole genome shotgun sequence encodes:
- the chd9 gene encoding chromodomain-helicase-DNA-binding protein 9 isoform X10, which yields MEQALEDKQEKANRIISEAIAKARERGEKNIPRVMSPESFPCSSTPPRQDHKPHHAKAPPTDPPSRKAKGPAASRSKQKTKIGKIVIKFGKKKKRKTESSEELSDTEPLPRRCSKDDDSKRRSNRQVKRKKYAEEGECKVSDEEVKVIVKAKKTASGSRKEQPVQLFVENPSEEDAAVVDKIMSSRIGKKEVSPGVVVEVEEFYVKYKNYSYLHCEWATEQQLVKDKRIQQKIKRFKIKQAQRAHFFADMEEEPFNPDYVEVDRVLEVSYCKDKDTGEVTLTHSPCYPPQGGEFQKCLHDNKKPVVYYLVKWCSLPYEDSTWELKEDVDQSKIEEFEQLQAARPDPRRVERPPASMWKKTEQSREYRNGNRLRDYQLEGVNWLLFNWYNRRNCILADEMGLGKTIQSITFLEEIFLTGIRGPFLIIAPLSTIANWEREFRTWTDLNVIVYHGSMVSRQMLQQYEMYFRDSQGRVIRGAYKFHAIVTTFEMILGGCPELNAIEWRCVIIDEAHRLKNKNCKLLEGFKLMSLEHKVLLTGTPLQNTVEELFSLLHFLEPLRFPSESTFMQEFGDLKTEEQVQKLQAILKPMMLRRLKEDVEKKLAPKEETIIEVELTNIQKKYYRAILEKNFSFLSKGAGQANVPNLVNTMMELRKCCNHPYLIKGAEEKILEEFREVHNPAALDFHLQAMVQSAGKLVLIDKLLPKMKAGGHKVLIFSQMVRCLDILEDYLIQRRYLYERIDGRVRGNLRQAAIDRFSKPDSDRFVFLLCTRAGGLGINLTAADTCIIFDSDWNPQNDLQAQARCHRIGQNKAVKVYRLITRNSYEREMFDRASLKLGLDKAVLQSMSGRENSVGGIQQLSKKEIEDLLRRGAYGAIMDEEDEGSKFCEEDIDQILQRRTKTITIESEGRGSTFAKASFVASGNRTDISLDDPNFWDKWAKKAEIDLDTINGRNSLVIDTPRVRKQTRPFSATKDELAELSEPESEGDDKPKLRRPYDRLNGYGRTECFRVEKNLLVYGWGRWKDILLHGRFKRQLNEHDVEIICRALLAYCLVHYRGDDKIKSFMWDLIAPTEDGQTKELQNHLGLSAPVPRGRKGKKVKTQPSSFDIQKAEWIRKHNPEHLLQDDGYKKHLKHHCNKVLLRVRMLYYLKQEVIGDQSQKVLDGVDSSETEIWVPEPDHSELPAHWWDTEADKSLLIGVYKHGYEKYNTIRADPALIFLERVGRPDDKAIAAEQRANDFMDGDGDDPEYKPAPALLKDDIEDDASSPGDLVIADGGGEGGMLMEGDALYWPPPSALTTRLRRLITAYQRNTKNRQIQHIQQALPAQPSALLSTLNDNINPKIAAKIERQQRWTRREEADFYRVVSTFGVVFDPEQGRFDWTKFRAMARLHKKTDDSLQKYLCAFTAMCRRVCRLPPREGESVDPSISIQPITEERASRTLYRIELLRKVREQVLRHPQLYERLQLCQPGPDLPVWWEPGAHDRDLLIGAAKHGVSRTDYHILRDPELCFMTAQSNYSQNKGAQSRTPTPLLLPQYQAMVAGSPLAAQPRPPDPRAAQVEEPRQRAEHLKEEPPTSEEEGAERKGKAEQWSPRSGAQTQGLVDSKAGGQVKGESERRSMVAARTEPLTPNSVAKKQKRGSKRGRRQGRRASCTDSDTERSSSCSSSRSSSSSSSSSSSSSSCSRSGSSSSSSSSSCSSGSSSSSSSSSSSSSEDSDSDREDRKASVAEAAKIKGFDEDSVASLSTTQDETQDSFLTDNGLHSSSHAFQGGYMLAASYWPKDRVMINRLDSICQAVLKGAWPAARRGYEGSAVSSFYTTKLLDSPSDQGGPPGPREDPAQSPQMSKVKKHVREKEFTVKINDQEGSLKLTFQKQGLPQKRPLEGEDGPLGQQQYLARLRELQSASDTSLADFTKPLPTAAGAAGPVRANGALDGQPVVKKRRGRRKNVEGMDLLFLNKNRSTPDHVGPGVGGSAQASPAVVPGLGYGPSQAPVDTESRVPVINLKDGTRLAGDDAPKKKDLEQWLKEHPGYVADVGAFIPGLNKMTFQDGRPRQKRHRCRNPNKIDINSLTGEERVQIINRRNARKVGGAFAPPLKDLCRFLKENPEYGVPPEWADVVKRSGFLPESMFDRILTGPIVREEVSRRGRRPKSEMAKAAAAAANASAATLSINPLLSNGLLSGMDLSSLQALQQNLQSLQSLHLTAGLMGLPGGLAAAGDANNLAAMFPMMLSGMAGLPNLLGMGGLLGKPQEGAGVSEDGTKKGNGGSGDSSSSASKTPVPTDTKGERTEGQGADQCPSDPSTSGATAPLSASAVAAAAASSNHPLALNPLLLSSMLYPGMLLTPGLNLPISALSQSGVFDAQQQSTSARPAATASGETPRGAGGSTPAKGQEPGEQKENSAEEGSEKAGSSSSESEGSSSSSEDSDSSNED from the exons caAAATAGTCATCAAGTTtggcaagaagaagaaaaggaagaccGAGTCCTCTGAAGAGCTGTCGGACACGGAGCCCCTTCCGCGGCGCTGCTCCAAGGACGATGACTCG AAAAGAAGATCTAACCGTCAGGTAAAACGCAAAAAATACGCAGAGGAGGGGGAGTGCAAGGTTTCAGACGAGGAGGTCAAGGTGATCGTCAAAGCCAAGAAGACGGCCTCGGGTTCGCGCAAGGAGCAGCCCGTGCAGCTGTTTGTG GAAAATCCCAGTGAGGAAGATGCCGCAGTGGTAGACAAAATCATGTCTTCCCGCATAGGAAAGAAGGAG GTGTCTCCTGGGGTCGTGGTTGAAGTTGAAGAGTTTTACGTCAAATACAAAAACTA CTCGTATTTGCATTGCGAATGGGCCACTGAGCAGCAGCTTGTTAAGGACAAGAGGATCCAGCAGAAGATCAAACGATTCAAGATAAAACAGGCACAGAGGGCTCACTTCTTTGCAGAT ATGGAAGAGGAGCCTTTTAACCCCGACTACGTGGAGGTGGACCGAGTGCTGGAAGTCTCCTACTGCAAGGACAAGGACACTGGAGAggtaacactgacacactctcccTGTTATCCACCCCAGGGCGGAGAGTTTCAGAAGTGTTTGCATGATAATAAAAAA CCTGTGGTGTATTACCTGGTGAAGTGGTGCTCCCTGCCCTATGAGGACAGCACCTGGGAGCTGAAGGAGGATGTGGACCAGAGCAAGATCGAGGAGTTTGAGCAGCTGCAGGCAGCCCGGCCAGACCCGCGCAGAGTG GAGCGACCCCCCGCCAGCATGTGGAAGAAGACAGAGCAGTCCCGGGAATACCGCAATGGGAACCGGCTCAGGGACTATCAGCTGGAGGGAGTGAACTGGCTCCTGTTCAACTGGTACAACAG ACGGAACTGCATCCTTGCTGACGAAATGGGTCTTGGCAAaaccatccagtccatcacattcCTGGAGGAGATCTTCCTGACGGGCATCCGCGGACCATTCCTCATCATCGCGCCGCTGTCCACTATCGCCAACTGGGAGAGGGAGTTCCGCACCTGGACGGATCTGAATGTCATTGTCTATCATGGCAGCATGGTCAGCCGCCAGATGCTCCAGCAGTACGAGATGTACTTCAGGGACTCTCAG GGCCGAGTGATCCGCGGGGCTTACAAGTTCCACGCGATCGTCACCACCTTCGAGATGATCCTTGGCGGCTGTCCCGAGCTCAACGCCATCGAGTGGCGCTGTGTCATCATCGACGAGGCGCACCGGCTGAAGAACAAGAACTGCAAGCTGCTGGAGGGCTTCAAGCTCATGAGCCTG GAGCATAAGGTACTGTTGACAGGCACTCCTCTTCAGAACACGGTAGAGGAGCTCTTTAGCCTGCTGCACTTCCTGGAGCCCTTGCGGTTCCCTTCAGAGTCCACCTTCATGCAGGAGTTCGGGGATCTGAAGACGGAAGAGCAG GTCCAGAAGCTCCAGGCCATCCTGAAGCCCATGATGCTGCGGCGCTTGAAGGAGGACGTGGAGAAGAAGCTGGCGCCCAAGGAGGAAACCATCATTGAGGTGGAGCTCACCAACATCCAGAAGAAGTACTACCGGGCCATTCTGGAGAAGAACTTCTCCTTCTTGTCGAAGGGCGCTGGCCAGGCCAATGTGCCCAACCTCGTCAACACCATGATGGAGCTGCGCAAATGCTGCAACCATCCCTACCTCATCAAAG GGGCGGAGGAGAAGATCCTGGAGGAGTTTCGGGAGGTGCACAACCCCGCGGCGCTGGACTTCCACCTGCAGGCCATGGTGCAGTCCGCCGGCAAGCTGGTCCTCATCGACAAGCTGCTGCCCAAGATGAAGGCGGGTGGCCACAAGGTCCTCATCTTCTCCCAGATGGTCCGCTGCCTGGACATTCTGGAGGACTACCTCATCCAGAGGAG GTACCTCTATGAGCGGATCGACGGGCGGGTGCGAGGGAACCTCCGGCAGGCGGCCATCGACCGCTTCAGCAAGCCCGACTCGGACCGCTTCGTCTTCCTGCTGTGCACGCGGGCGGGGGGGCTGGGCATCAACCTGACCGCCGCCGACACCTGCATCATCTTCGACTCCGACTGGAACCCGCAGAACGACCTGCAG GCTCAGGCTCGCTGCCACCGGATCGGGCAGAACAAGGCTGTGAAGGTGTACCGGCTCATCACCCGGAACTCGTACGAGCGCGAGATGTTCGACCGCGCCAGCCTGAAGCTGGGCCTGGACAAGGCTGTCCTGCAGAGCATGAGCGGGCGCGAGAACAGCGTGGGCGGT ATCCAGCAGCTTTCCAAGAAGGAGATCGAGGACCTGCTTCGTCGGGGGGCATACGGGGCCATTATGGATGAGGAAGATGAGGGCTCCAAATTCTGTGAGGAAGATATCGACCAGATCCTCCAGCGCAGAACCAAGACCATCACTATTGAGTCTGAGGGCAGGGGCTCCACCTTTGCCAAG GCCAGTTTTGTGGCATCCGGAAACAGGACAGACATTTCTCTGGATGATCCAAATTTCTGGGACAAGTGGGCAAAAAAGGCAGAGATTGACCTGGACACTATCAATGGCAGA AACAGCCTCGTGATCGACACGCCGCGGGTCAGGAAGCAGACCCGCCCTTTCAGCGCCACAAAGGATGAGCTGGCGGAGCTGTCGGAGCCGGAGAGCGAGGGGGACGACAAGCCCAAACTCCGCCGCCCGTACGACAGGCTCAATGGCTACGGCCGCACCGAATGTTTCCGCGTGGAAAAGAACCTTCTGGTTTACGG GTGGGGCCGGTGGAAGGACATCCTCTTGCACGGGCGTTTCAAGAGGCAGCTGAACGAGCACGACGTGGAGATAATCTGCCGGGCTCTGCTGGCCTACTGCCTGGTGCACTACCGCGGGGATGACAAAATCAAGAGCTTCATGTGGGACCTGATCGCGCCCACAGAAGACGGCCAGACCAAGGAGCTGCAGAACCACCTGG GTCTGTCTGCTCCAGTGCCCCGAGGGCGGAAGGGGAAGAAGGTGAAGACGCAGCCAAGCTCCTTCGACATCCAGAAGGCGGAATGGATCAGGAAGCACAATCCGGAGCACCTCCTCCAAGACGACGGTTACAAGAAGCACCTCAAACACCACTGCAACAA GGTGCTGCTCCGTGTCCGAATGCTGTACTACTTGAAACAGGAAGTGATAGGAGACCAGTCCCAGAAGGTGCTCGATGGTGTGGACTCCAG CGAGACAGAGATTTGGGTTCCTGAGCCAGACCACTCGGAGCTTCCAGCTCACTGGTGGGACACAGAAGCGGACAAGAGCCTCCTTATTGGCGTTTATAAGCATG GGTACGAGAAGTACAACACCATTCGAGCGGACCCCGCCCTCATCTTCCTAGAGCGCGTGGGGCGGCCGGACGATAAGGCCATCGCCGCAGAGCAGCGGGCCAACGACTTCATGGATGG GGACGGCGATGACCCAGAATACAAGCCAGCTCCAGCCCTGCTGAAAGACGATATCGAG GATGATGCCTCGTCCCCTGGAGACCTGGTTATTGCAGATGGTGGAGGAG AAGGGGGGATGTTAATGGAAGGAGACGCCTTGTACTGGCCCCCACCCTCAGCCCTGACCACACGGCTGCGCCGGCTCATCACCGCCTACCAGCGCAACACCAAGAACCGCCAGATCCAGCACATCCAGCAGGCCCTGCCGGCTCAGCCCAGTGCCCTGCTGTCCACCCTCAACGACAACATCAACCCCAAGATAGCCGCCAAGATCGAGCGGCAGCAGAG gtgGACACGGCGGGAGGAGGCCGACTTCTACCGCGTGGTGTCGACGTTCGGTGTGGTTTTCGACCCGGAGCAGGGCCGCTTCGACTGGACCAAGTTCCGGGCCATGGCGCGGCTGCACAAGAAGACCGACGACAGCCTGCAGAAGTACCTGTGCGCCTTCACGGCCATGTGCCGCCGCGTGTGCCGGCTGCCGCCCAGGGAAGGGG AATCGGTGGACCCCTCCATCTCCATCCAGCCCATCACAGAGGAGCGGGCGTCGCGAACGCTCTACCGGATCGAGCTTCTGCGCAAGGTCCGGGAGCAGGTGCTGCGCCACCCCCAGCTGTACGAGCGGCTCCAGCTGTGCCAGCCGGGCCCGGACCTGCCGGTGTGGTGGGAGCCCGGCGCGCACGACCGGGACTTGCTCATCGGTGCCGCCAAGCACGGGGTGAGCCGCACCGATTACCACATCCTGCGCGACCCCGAGCTCTGCTTCATGACGGCCCAGAGCAACTACAGCCAGAACAAGGGGGCCCAGTCCcgcacccccacccctctcctgctcccccaGTACCAGGCCATGGTGGCGGGGTCCCCCCTCGCCGCCCAGCCCCGGCCGCCCGACCCCAGGGCGGCCCAAGTGGAGGAGCCCAGGCAGCGGGCGGAGCACTTGAAGGAGGAGCCGCCCACGTCCGAGGAGGAGGGGGCGGAGCGGAAGGGCAAGGCGGAGCAGTGGAGCCCCAGGTCGGGGGCCCAGACCCAGGGCTTGGTGGACAGCAAAGCCGGGGGGCAGGTGAAGGGCGAGAGCGAGCGGCGCAGCATGGTGGCTGCCAGGACGGAGCCGCTGACGCCCAACTCGGTCGCCAAGAAGCAGAAGCGAGGCAGCAAGCGGGGGCGGAGGCAGGGCCGGCGGGCTTCCTGCACGGACTCCGACACGGAGCGCTcgtcctcctgctcctcctctcgcTCCTCGTCGTCCTCCTCCtcgtcttcctcctcctcttcctcgtgcTCCCGCTCTGGGTCCAGCTCCtcgtcttcctcttcctcctgctcctccggctcctcctcctcctcttcgtcctcctcctcctcctcttccgaGGACAGTGACAGCGACAGGGAGGACAGGAAGGCGAGTG TTGCGGAGGCAGCGAAGATCAAGGGTTTTGACGAAGATAGCGTGGCGTCTCTCAGCACCACCCAGGACGAGACACAAGACAGCTTCCTCACTGATAACGGCCTGCACAGCTCCTCCCATGCCTTTCAGGGCGGGTACATGCTGGCTGCCTCCTACTGGCCAAAG GACCGGGTCATGATCAACCGGCTGGACAGCATCTGCCAGGCAGTGCTGAAGGGGGCGTGGCCCGCGGCGCGGAGGGGCTACGAGGGCAGTGCCGTGTCCTCCTTTTACACCACCAAGCTCCTGGACAGCCCCAGCGACCAGGGGGGCCCACCCGGCCCCCGAGAGGACCCCGCACAGTCGCCTCAGATGTCAAAGGTGAAGAAGCATGTACGAGAAAAGGAGTTTACAGTGAAAATCAATGac CAGGAAGGTAGCTTGAAGCTGACTTTCCAGAAGCAGGGCCTCCCTCAGAAGAGGCCCCTGGAGGGCGAAGACGGGCcgctggggcagcagcagtaCCTGGCCCGGCTCCGGGAGCTGCAAAGTGCCTCCGACACCAGCCTGGCCGACTTCACCAAACCCTTGCCCACTGCCGCCG GGGCCGCGGGCCCGGTGCGTGCCAACGGGGCCCTGGACGGCCAGCCCGTGGTGAAGAAGAGACGCGGCAGGCGGAAGAATGTGGAAGGCATGGACCTCCTCTTCCTGAACAAGAACAGATCCACTCCTGACCAT GTCGGTCCGGGAGTCGGGGGCAGCGCTCAGGCCAGTCCTGCTGTGGTCCCTGGGCTGGGGTACGGGCCTAGCCAGGCACCGGTGGACACGGAGAGCAGGGTGCCTGTCATTAACCTGAAGGATGGGACTCGGCTAGCTGGCGACGACGCCCCCAAGAAGAAGGACCTGGAGCAGTGGCTGAAGGAGCACCCTGGATACGTGGCCGACGTGGGAGCGTTCATCCCC GGTCTGAACAAGATGACGTTTCAGGACGGCAGGCCGAGGCAGAAGAGGCATCGGTGTCGCAACCCCAATAAAATCGACATCAACAGCCTGACCGGCGAGGAGAGGGTGCAGATCATCAACAGGAGGAACGCCAGAAAG GTGGGCGGTGCCTTTGCCCCTCCTCTGAAGGACCTGTGCCGGTTCTTGAAGGAGAACCCGGAGTATGGCGTGCCCCCGGAGTGGGCCGACGTGGTGAAGCGGTCG GGCTTCCTTCCAGAGAGCATGTTTGACCGGATCCTGACGGGACCGATCGTGCGTGAGGAAGTGAGCCGGAGAGGGCGACGGCCCAAGAGTGAGATGgccaaggcggcggcggcagcagcGAACGCCAGCGCCGCGACCCTTTCCATCAACCCCCTGCTGTCCAACGGCCTGCTTTCGGGGATGGACCTGTCCAGTCTGCAGGCCCTCCAGCAGAACCTTCAGAGCCTGCAGTCCCTGCATCTCACTGCCGGTCTCATGGGGCTGCCAGGGGGACTGGCCGCCGCAGGGGACGCCAACAACCTCGCCGCCATGTTTCCCATGATGCTCTCGGGCATGGCCGGCCTGCCGAACTTGCTGGGTATGGGCGGCCTGTTGGGCAAGCCCCAGGAAGGAGCTGGGGTCTCGGAGGACGGCACGAAAAAGGGAAACGGCGGCAGCGGCGACTCTTCCTCCTCGGCTTCTAAGACGCCCGTGCCTACAGACACGAAAGGCGAAAGGACAGAAGGTCAAGGCGCTGACCAGTGCCCGAGTGACCCTTCGACCTCAGGCGCCACCGCGCCCCTAAGTGCTTCAGCTGTGGCTGCTGCGGCTGCTTCCTCTAACCACCCGTTAGCTCTTAACCCCTTGTTACTCTCCAGTATGCTGTATCCAGGGATGCTTCTCACTCCAGGCCTTAATCTTCCCATTTCCGCGTTGTCTCAGTCCGGCGTGTTCGACGCGCAGCAACAGAGCACGAGTGCCCGCCCGGCCGCCACCGCCTCAGGGGAGACCCCGCGGGGGGCCGGCGGGAGCACGCCGGCCAAGGGCCAGGAGCCCGGCGAGCAGAAGGAGAACAGTGCCGAGGAGGGCTCGGAGAAGGCCGGGTCTTCGTCGTCCGAGTCCGAAGGCTCCTCCTCGTCGTCGGAGGACTCGGACTCCAGCAACGAAGACTGA